One window from the genome of Dolosigranulum savutiense encodes:
- a CDS encoding MetQ/NlpA family ABC transporter substrate-binding protein: MKKTSKFSLYSFVLIFLSIFVVACSNGESTTDNSTEEAVSEEQKNLVIGATSGPYADMVREGIAPLLEERGYTVEIKEFTDYVQPNNALASGELDANLFQHIIYLEEFSKENNLDLTPLIQVPTAPMGIFSNTYDSLADVEEGAEFSLPGDATNAARAYNILEREGLVKLISDVNPLTTSKQDVEENPYNLSFVEIEAAGLPRAIESSDLTAVPGNFALASGLDLTTALTLENMDDNYRNRVVVRTEDAESQFAKDIIEIIKSEEFDRIIDEKFQGFDKPDYTKE, from the coding sequence ATGAAAAAAACATCAAAATTTAGCCTATATAGTTTTGTCCTTATTTTCTTATCTATTTTCGTGGTTGCTTGCAGTAATGGAGAGAGTACTACAGATAATAGTACTGAAGAAGCTGTGAGCGAGGAACAAAAGAATTTAGTCATTGGTGCCACATCTGGTCCTTATGCAGATATGGTACGAGAAGGTATTGCTCCATTGTTAGAAGAGCGAGGTTATACAGTTGAAATTAAAGAGTTTACTGATTATGTTCAACCTAATAATGCTCTTGCTTCAGGAGAATTAGATGCTAATTTATTCCAACATATTATATATTTAGAAGAATTTTCGAAAGAGAATAATCTTGATTTAACTCCACTTATCCAAGTTCCAACTGCTCCAATGGGGATTTTTTCTAATACTTATGACTCACTTGCTGATGTTGAAGAAGGAGCTGAGTTCTCACTTCCTGGAGATGCAACAAATGCGGCTCGTGCGTATAATATTTTGGAACGTGAAGGCTTAGTGAAACTAATCTCTGATGTCAATCCATTAACAACTTCAAAACAAGATGTTGAAGAAAATCCTTATAATCTATCATTCGTAGAAATAGAGGCGGCCGGATTACCTCGAGCTATTGAATCAAGTGATTTAACAGCTGTTCCAGGAAACTTTGCTCTTGCTTCAGGATTAGATTTAACGACTGCTCTAACGTTAGAAAATATGGATGATAATTATCGTAATCGTGTTGTGGTACGAACAGAAGATGCAGAGTCACAATTTGCTAAAGATATTATTGAAATTATTAAGTCAGAGGAGTTTGACCGTATTATTGATGAAAAATTCCAAGGATTTGATAAGCCTGATTACACAAAAGAATAA
- a CDS encoding carbon-nitrogen family hydrolase, whose product MRISLIQSDIKHGDPIYNYSHIRNLLIQAIEEQPDVVVLPEMWNSGYALDQLDYIADIDGQRTQQFLKEIAQNNAVNIIGGSVATCRNNNFYNTSYIVNRLGEVIHAYDKVHLFQLMEEHQYIKAGNKKSLFQLDDIPAAVSICYDIRFPEWLRTITSQQPMPHLLFVPAQWPSSRIQQWERLLQARAIENQLFIIGVNRVGNSPSEEFNGHSCIIDPLGNIIISIDNREAVRTIDIDLSTIESLRKSMPIFSDRRTMLYQ is encoded by the coding sequence ATGAGAATAAGCCTCATACAAAGCGATATAAAGCATGGAGATCCGATCTATAACTATAGTCATATCAGAAATCTATTGATTCAAGCAATTGAGGAACAACCAGATGTCGTTGTCCTACCTGAAATGTGGAATAGTGGCTATGCATTAGATCAATTAGATTATATTGCTGATATAGATGGTCAAAGAACACAACAATTTTTAAAAGAAATAGCTCAAAATAATGCAGTCAATATTATTGGTGGATCTGTCGCTACATGTAGAAATAATAACTTCTATAATACTTCCTATATAGTTAATCGGTTAGGAGAAGTTATTCATGCGTATGATAAAGTACATCTCTTCCAATTAATGGAGGAACACCAATATATAAAGGCTGGGAACAAAAAAAGTTTGTTTCAATTAGATGATATACCTGCTGCTGTAAGTATCTGTTACGATATTCGTTTTCCTGAGTGGTTACGTACAATTACTAGCCAACAACCAATGCCGCATTTACTTTTTGTTCCGGCACAGTGGCCATCATCAAGAATCCAACAGTGGGAGAGACTTCTTCAAGCACGAGCGATTGAGAATCAACTTTTTATTATTGGTGTTAATCGAGTGGGAAATTCTCCTTCTGAAGAATTTAATGGTCATTCTTGTATTATTGATCCACTAGGTAATATTATTATCTCTATAGATAATCGGGAAGCTGTACGAACTATCGACATCGATTTATCAACTATCGAATCATTACGCAAATCAATGCCTATTTTTTCAGATCGTCGGACGATGTTATACCAGTAA
- a CDS encoding pyridoxal phosphate-dependent aminotransferase, translated as MKFHQSDLVNQLPKQFFADLVQKVNSKINQGADVINLGQGNPDQPTFPHIVETMQKASAKPDNHKYSSFRGLPAFKKAAANFYDQEYDVPLDYEKEICVLGGSKIGLVELPLAVMNPGELLLLPDPGYPDYLSGATLGNVSFETFPLTIENNFLPDYSKIDPEIARKAKFIYLNYPNNPTGAVATKEFWAETVSFAKKYNIGVISDIAYGAIGYDNQDIPSFLQTPGAKDVGIELYTFSKTFNMAGWRLAFAAGNADIIEALNILQDHLFVSVFPAIQEAGIEALGNPEVRNSVNQLIQIYQGRRDTFIQKAASIGWHAYIPGGTFYVWMPTPAGFTSEEFADLLLENAHVAVAPGRGFGSAGEGYVRIGLLVSPERLVEAINRIEKLNLFQ; from the coding sequence ATGAAATTTCATCAATCTGATCTAGTAAATCAATTACCTAAACAGTTTTTTGCTGATCTTGTTCAAAAGGTTAATTCAAAAATTAATCAAGGTGCTGATGTTATCAATCTTGGTCAAGGAAATCCAGATCAACCTACGTTTCCTCATATTGTAGAAACAATGCAAAAAGCCAGTGCTAAACCAGATAATCATAAATATTCAAGTTTCCGTGGCTTACCAGCTTTTAAAAAAGCGGCAGCTAATTTTTATGATCAAGAATATGATGTACCTTTAGATTACGAAAAAGAAATTTGTGTCCTTGGAGGGTCTAAAATTGGTTTAGTTGAATTACCACTAGCAGTAATGAATCCTGGAGAATTATTGTTATTACCTGATCCAGGTTATCCTGATTATTTATCTGGAGCTACATTGGGAAATGTATCTTTTGAAACTTTTCCACTTACTATTGAGAATAACTTTCTTCCTGATTATAGTAAGATTGATCCAGAAATAGCTAGAAAAGCTAAGTTTATTTACTTGAACTATCCAAATAATCCAACTGGAGCTGTTGCAACAAAAGAATTCTGGGCAGAAACTGTTTCGTTTGCAAAAAAATATAATATTGGTGTTATTAGTGATATTGCATACGGAGCAATAGGATATGATAATCAAGATATACCTAGTTTCTTGCAAACACCAGGAGCTAAAGATGTTGGAATTGAATTATATACATTTTCTAAAACATTTAATATGGCAGGATGGCGATTAGCTTTTGCTGCTGGAAACGCTGATATTATTGAAGCATTGAATATTCTGCAAGATCATTTATTTGTAAGTGTATTTCCAGCGATTCAGGAAGCAGGAATTGAGGCGTTGGGTAATCCTGAGGTACGAAATAGTGTAAATCAATTAATTCAAATCTATCAAGGGCGTCGGGATACTTTTATACAAAAAGCAGCTTCTATTGGATGGCATGCGTATATTCCAGGGGGGACATTTTATGTCTGGATGCCTACTCCAGCAGGTTTTACAAGTGAAGAGTTTGCCGATTTACTATTAGAAAATGCTCATGTTGCAGTTGCTCCAGGTCGAGGATTTGGTTCAGCAGGTGAAGGTTATGTCCGTATTGGATTGTTAGTGTCTCCTGAAAGATTAGTTGAAGCAATTAACCGAATTGAAAAATTGAACTTATTTCAATAA